One genomic region from Desulfobaccales bacterium encodes:
- the lpxK gene encoding tetraacyldisaccharide 4'-kinase: MRPYWHNLFRRLQGADDAGPPPNAGLTAAAMIASRFYGLGAGLRRTLYARGLLRTKKLPAPVISVGNITVGGTGKTPVVACLAALWRDRGQRVAILSRGYGGRIQAPTRLSDGERLYRKPPEVGEEPYWLARTLPGVAVYTGACRYAAGLAAWEEFKPDLFLLDDGFQHFQLHRDLDLVLLDAASPFGNGYLLPRGPLREPLTALNAAQTIILTRFDHPRHQANLLAIQKRFPDKMVLTASISPVRVTSYPGGQAEAPEVVRHRALMAFAGLARPEVFTATLQDLRVDQKGFQPFPDHHNYTPREVHDLAATAQARGAEALITTGKDWARLGERWHEGVPLWVLDVEARLSEPECVLTFLER, translated from the coding sequence ATGCGGCCCTATTGGCATAATCTGTTCCGGCGGCTCCAGGGGGCGGATGACGCCGGACCACCCCCTAACGCCGGACTCACTGCGGCTGCCATGATCGCCTCCCGGTTCTACGGCCTGGGGGCCGGATTGCGGCGCACCCTCTACGCCCGGGGTTTGCTCCGGACGAAAAAGCTGCCGGCCCCGGTCATCAGCGTGGGGAACATCACGGTGGGGGGCACCGGTAAGACCCCTGTGGTGGCCTGCCTGGCCGCACTCTGGCGGGACCGGGGCCAACGGGTGGCCATCCTCAGCCGGGGTTACGGCGGCCGCATCCAGGCCCCCACCCGGCTTTCCGACGGCGAACGCCTCTACCGTAAGCCCCCCGAAGTGGGCGAGGAGCCCTACTGGCTGGCCCGGACCCTGCCCGGCGTGGCGGTCTATACCGGCGCCTGCCGTTATGCCGCGGGACTGGCCGCTTGGGAGGAGTTCAAGCCGGACCTCTTCCTCCTGGACGACGGCTTCCAGCATTTTCAACTGCACCGGGACCTGGACCTGGTGCTGCTGGACGCGGCTTCTCCCTTCGGGAACGGCTATCTGCTGCCCCGGGGGCCTCTGCGGGAACCGCTAACCGCGCTGAACGCGGCCCAAACCATTATCCTGACCCGGTTCGACCACCCGCGCCATCAAGCTAATCTGTTGGCCATCCAAAAGCGCTTCCCGGACAAAATGGTGTTGACTGCGAGCATCTCCCCGGTGCGGGTCACGTCGTATCCCGGCGGGCAGGCCGAGGCGCCGGAGGTGGTTCGCCACCGCGCCCTGATGGCCTTTGCGGGCCTGGCCCGGCCTGAGGTGTTCACCGCGACCTTGCAGGATCTGAGGGTGGACCAGAAAGGCTTCCAACCCTTCCCCGACCACCATAATTATACCCCCCGGGAAGTGCATGACCTGGCGGCAACGGCCCAAGCCCGGGGAGCCGAAGCCCTCATCACCACCGGGAAGGATTGGGCCCGTTTAGGGGAGCGTTGGCATGAGGGCGTGCCCCTATGGGTCCTGGATGTAGAAGCCCGGTTGAGTGAACCCGAATGCGTACTGACGTTTTTAGAGCGTTAA
- a CDS encoding glycosyltransferase family 2 protein gives MLKLSVFIIALNQEANIGECLASVSFADDIVVVDTGSTDRTVEVARAYTDRVLIAPWQGFGRTKNFALDQAQNEWVFSLDTDERVPPALKDEIQAVVKANGPLTGYRVARKNYFCGRWIRHLGWYPDYTLRLFRRDQGRFRDQEVHEEVLVAGPVGNLQTPLDHYSYRSVSEYVTRMDRYARLAAVELAKRGRRPFPGELVFRPFFTFLHLYIVRQGFLEGTPGYTLAVLMSMYKFLKYYYLRELSRGRDLDGH, from the coding sequence ATGCTTAAACTTTCAGTCTTCATAATCGCCCTGAACCAGGAAGCCAATATCGGCGAGTGCCTGGCGTCCGTCAGCTTTGCAGACGACATCGTGGTGGTGGACACGGGCAGCACCGACCGCACCGTGGAGGTGGCCCGGGCCTATACCGATCGGGTCCTTATCGCCCCCTGGCAGGGTTTTGGCCGTACCAAGAATTTTGCCCTGGATCAGGCTCAAAATGAGTGGGTCTTCAGTCTGGATACCGATGAGCGGGTGCCACCGGCCTTAAAGGATGAAATCCAGGCGGTGGTTAAAGCGAACGGACCCCTGACCGGCTACCGGGTGGCCCGGAAGAATTACTTTTGCGGCCGCTGGATCAGGCACTTGGGCTGGTATCCTGATTACACCCTGCGCCTCTTTCGCCGGGACCAGGGCCGCTTTCGGGATCAGGAGGTCCACGAAGAGGTGCTGGTTGCCGGGCCGGTGGGGAATCTTCAGACGCCTTTGGACCATTACAGTTACCGTTCGGTGAGCGAATACGTCACCCGCATGGACCGTTACGCCCGCCTGGCCGCGGTGGAGCTGGCCAAACGCGGCCGGCGGCCCTTTCCCGGGGAACTGGTCTTTCGACCTTTTTTCACCTTTCTCCATCTCTACATCGTTCGGCAAGGATTTTTGGAGGGCACGCCGGGCTATACTCTGGCGGTGCTGATGAGCATGTATAAGTTTTTGAAATACTACTATCTCCGGGAGCTCTCCCGGGGGAGGGACCTCGATGGCCATTGA
- a CDS encoding alkaline phosphatase — protein sequence MRYRGMKTWLSALAGLSLILWTGLASADMPKNVILMISDGQGYNTVKATDYFTGTKGVYESFPVQYGMSTFSAGKPGAPSTGYDPSLAWSDFNYVKFRPTDSSSAATAMATGVKIYDSVLNTDTSGNKLKTITEIAQGLGKASGVVTTVEWSHATPAGMYAHNASRNNYAAIANEMVASGSPLNVIMGAGNINYDNSGNYQLTPKDAKYVGGTATWSALNAGTLNGYTHITDKAAFEALANTTNPPVTKVVGTFEAYETTQQSRNGDPKAAPGVVPFNTNVPSLATMSKGALNVLNKDTDGFFLMIEGGAIDWANHANQLGRMIEEQMDFNASVQAVVDWVNANSSWSDTLLLVTADHECGYLGGPIPGTFNEVVDNGAGVLPGASYNSGDHTNALVPLYAIGAGSELLAGYADLYDPIRGLYVDNTELFRVMNGTAAPVPASVLLFGSGLVGLGFLRWKPRSA from the coding sequence ATGCGTTATCGTGGTATGAAAACCTGGTTGAGCGCCCTGGCGGGGCTCAGCCTGATCCTGTGGACCGGCCTGGCGTCGGCCGATATGCCCAAGAACGTCATCCTCATGATCAGTGACGGTCAAGGTTACAACACCGTCAAGGCCACGGATTACTTCACGGGCACCAAGGGGGTCTATGAATCGTTCCCGGTGCAATATGGCATGAGTACCTTTTCCGCCGGGAAACCGGGAGCCCCTTCCACCGGCTATGACCCCAGCCTGGCCTGGAGTGATTTCAATTATGTAAAATTCAGGCCCACCGATTCCTCTTCCGCGGCGACGGCCATGGCCACGGGCGTTAAAATCTACGACAGCGTCCTCAATACCGATACCAGCGGCAATAAATTAAAGACCATCACCGAGATTGCCCAGGGTTTGGGAAAGGCCTCCGGGGTAGTCACCACGGTGGAGTGGAGCCACGCCACCCCTGCGGGCATGTATGCGCATAATGCCAGCCGGAACAACTATGCCGCCATCGCCAATGAAATGGTCGCCAGCGGCAGCCCTTTGAACGTCATCATGGGCGCCGGGAACATCAACTACGACAATAGCGGTAACTATCAGCTAACCCCCAAAGACGCCAAGTACGTGGGGGGCACTGCCACCTGGAGTGCCCTGAATGCCGGGACTCTTAATGGTTACACCCATATTACTGATAAGGCGGCTTTTGAAGCCCTGGCCAATACCACCAATCCTCCCGTCACCAAGGTGGTCGGCACCTTCGAGGCTTATGAAACGACCCAACAATCCCGGAATGGAGATCCAAAGGCCGCTCCCGGGGTCGTCCCTTTTAACACCAACGTGCCTTCCCTGGCCACTATGAGCAAAGGAGCTCTGAACGTCCTCAATAAGGACACCGACGGCTTCTTCCTCATGATCGAAGGTGGCGCGATTGACTGGGCCAACCACGCCAACCAACTGGGTCGCATGATCGAAGAGCAGATGGATTTTAACGCTTCGGTCCAGGCTGTAGTAGATTGGGTCAACGCCAACAGCAGCTGGAGCGACACCCTGCTCCTCGTCACTGCAGATCATGAATGCGGGTATCTGGGGGGGCCGATCCCCGGAACCTTTAATGAGGTCGTGGACAATGGCGCAGGTGTGCTGCCTGGAGCCAGTTATAATTCCGGCGACCACACCAATGCCCTGGTTCCCTTGTACGCCATCGGCGCCGGCTCCGAATTGCTGGCCGGTTATGCCGATCTGTATGACCCGATCCGCGGGCTGTACGTGGACAATACCGAGCTCTTCCGGGTCATGAACGGCACCGCGGCGCCCGTCCCCGCCTCGGTATTGCTTTTTGGCTCCGGCCTGGTGGGCCTGGGCTTCCTGCGGTGGAAACCGCGCTCCGCCTGA
- the waaF gene encoding lipopolysaccharide heptosyltransferase II translates to MNPVSTEKTRQPQEQPLPLEVRQRFAQLQVSRRFARDPEGVRRVLVRAPNWVGDAIMSLPVLAGLKRLFPLAGITVLAVPRVAPVFVSQSGVVEIIRYPSGRGKWQVLWEMRGRFDVSLALPNSMESALGLWLVGVPSRVGYNTDARGLFLKEAVSGRSHLDGLHTVFYLLGLLKALGGVATFTPPTLSLEPEEVAGAAQFLQEIDLPGEGPWVGLSPGAAYGPAKRWPPERFAALGRALQQEFGARLVLLGGADERPVADLVKDYLQKPVVDLVGRTTLRQALGVLSQLRLLVTNDSGLMHAAAALSVPQVALFGSTDPVATGPFSALATVIRHPWPCSPCFKRTCEVGYACLNAITVDEALAAARDRLKGGA, encoded by the coding sequence ATGAATCCTGTATCCACAGAAAAAACTCGCCAGCCTCAAGAACAGCCCCTGCCCCTCGAGGTCCGGCAGCGGTTTGCCCAGCTGCAGGTATCCCGCCGGTTTGCCCGAGATCCGGAAGGGGTGCGACGCGTGCTGGTACGCGCCCCCAACTGGGTTGGGGATGCGATTATGAGCCTGCCGGTGCTGGCCGGGCTCAAACGGCTTTTTCCCCTGGCCGGGATCACCGTGCTGGCGGTGCCCCGCGTCGCTCCGGTCTTCGTCAGCCAGTCCGGGGTGGTGGAGATTATTCGATATCCCTCGGGCCGGGGCAAATGGCAAGTCCTGTGGGAGATGCGCGGGCGCTTCGACGTATCCCTGGCCTTGCCAAACTCCATGGAATCCGCCCTGGGACTCTGGCTGGTGGGGGTCCCGTCCCGGGTGGGATATAATACCGATGCCCGGGGCCTCTTCCTCAAGGAGGCCGTGTCCGGCCGCAGCCATCTCGACGGTTTGCACACCGTTTTCTATTTGCTTGGGTTGCTTAAAGCTCTGGGAGGAGTGGCCACCTTTACACCCCCTACGCTCTCCTTGGAACCGGAAGAAGTGGCCGGTGCGGCCCAATTCCTGCAAGAAATCGACCTCCCTGGTGAGGGTCCCTGGGTGGGATTGAGCCCGGGAGCGGCTTACGGTCCGGCTAAACGCTGGCCGCCGGAACGCTTCGCCGCCTTAGGGCGGGCTCTGCAGCAGGAGTTCGGGGCGCGTCTGGTGCTCCTGGGGGGTGCCGACGAGCGCCCGGTAGCGGACCTGGTCAAGGACTATCTTCAAAAGCCGGTGGTCGATCTGGTGGGACGCACCACCCTCCGCCAGGCCCTGGGGGTGCTGTCCCAACTCCGCCTCCTGGTTACTAATGATTCCGGATTGATGCATGCGGCGGCCGCGCTTTCGGTGCCGCAGGTGGCCCTGTTCGGCTCCACCGACCCTGTGGCCACCGGCCCTTTTTCTGCCCTCGCCACGGTGATTCGCCATCCCTGGCCGTGCAGCCCTTGCTTCAAACGTACCTGCGAGGTAGGCTACGCCTGCCTGAACGCCATAACGGTGGACGAAGCCCTGGCCGCGGCCCGGGACCGGCTTAAAGGAGGCGCATGA
- a CDS encoding Trm112 family protein — MPISKDLLEILACPKCKGDIRLNEKGDGLICDKCRLVYEIKDDIPIMLIDEAKPLK, encoded by the coding sequence ATGCCCATCAGCAAAGATCTGCTGGAAATTTTAGCCTGCCCCAAGTGCAAGGGGGATATTCGCTTAAATGAGAAAGGGGACGGGCTCATCTGCGATAAGTGCCGTCTGGTTTACGAAATTAAGGATGATATCCCCATTATGCTCATTGACGAGGCCAAACCGTTGAAATAG
- the waaC gene encoding lipopolysaccharide heptosyltransferase I has translation MVSHNSPQPRILIVKLSSFGDVLHTLPTLEALRSAYPSARITWLVEAAYAPLLAGHPALDEIWEAPRLHPGELLGGSNPARLRGLLSRLRAQPFDLVLDVQGLLKSAVWVALARSPRKVGYDRTREGSYLALTERVDPFDPEAHAVLRYLNLAHYLGAPPALPRFRLNLDAGVDTSELIPEEAGRPLAVLHPGARWASKLWPAASWARLAGCLTDGGFQVAMTGSRADEKLVAEVTGQTRAPIFNLAGRTSLAELAGVLRRARLAVTTDTGAMHLAAALGTPVVALFGPTAPWRTGPFGKGHQVVRLKLPCSPCFKRQCPEPRCLNELTPEVVRAACENILSRVEIS, from the coding sequence ATGGTCAGTCATAATTCCCCCCAACCGCGGATTTTAATCGTCAAACTGAGTTCCTTCGGGGATGTACTCCATACTTTGCCCACCCTGGAGGCCCTGCGGTCGGCCTATCCGTCCGCCCGGATCACCTGGCTGGTGGAGGCCGCGTATGCGCCGCTGCTGGCGGGGCACCCGGCCTTGGATGAGATTTGGGAGGCGCCCCGCTTGCACCCCGGCGAACTGCTGGGCGGCTCCAACCCGGCCAGGCTGCGTGGTCTCCTCAGCCGCCTCCGGGCCCAGCCCTTTGATCTGGTCCTGGACGTGCAGGGCTTACTCAAGAGTGCGGTCTGGGTGGCCCTGGCCCGGAGTCCCCGCAAGGTGGGCTATGACCGGACCCGGGAGGGCAGTTATCTGGCGCTCACCGAACGGGTGGACCCTTTCGACCCGGAGGCTCACGCGGTCCTGCGCTACCTCAACCTGGCCCACTACCTGGGGGCCCCCCCTGCCCTGCCCCGCTTCCGCCTGAACCTGGATGCTGGGGTTGATACTTCGGAGTTGATTCCGGAGGAAGCCGGGCGGCCCCTGGCAGTGCTCCATCCCGGCGCCCGCTGGGCGTCGAAACTCTGGCCTGCCGCGTCCTGGGCGCGTCTGGCGGGGTGCTTGACCGATGGAGGATTCCAGGTGGCCATGACCGGCAGCCGCGCTGATGAAAAACTGGTCGCGGAGGTCACCGGACAGACCCGGGCACCGATTTTCAACCTGGCGGGACGCACCTCCCTGGCGGAATTGGCCGGGGTCTTAAGGCGGGCACGGTTGGCCGTTACCACCGACACCGGGGCTATGCACTTGGCCGCGGCCCTGGGAACGCCGGTGGTGGCCCTTTTCGGCCCTACGGCCCCCTGGCGCACCGGCCCCTTCGGCAAAGGGCACCAGGTGGTGCGCCTTAAGTTGCCCTGCAGCCCGTGCTTTAAGCGTCAGTGCCCCGAACCCCGGTGCCTCAATGAACTCACACCGGAGGTTGTAAGGGCTGCGTGCGAGAATATCTTGTCTAGAGTGGAAATTAGTTGA
- a CDS encoding HAD family hydrolase, with translation MSHPAVFLDRDGTINEEMGYINHVSRFRLLPQVGPAIRRLNEAGFKVVIVTNQSGAARGYFPASLVAEVHEHLKTLLAAAGAQLDGIYACLHSPGENCACRKPHPTLIQQAARELDLDLTRSYAVGDRYNDIQTAANAGVQGILVLTGYGQGEYGYLRAAQKVQPVHVAPDLGEAVEWILQDFKSG, from the coding sequence ATGAGTCACCCCGCGGTATTTCTGGACCGGGACGGCACCATCAACGAGGAGATGGGCTATATCAATCACGTGAGCCGTTTCCGGCTGCTGCCCCAGGTTGGCCCGGCCATCCGCCGGCTTAACGAGGCGGGGTTCAAGGTGGTGATTGTCACCAACCAGTCCGGGGCCGCCCGGGGCTACTTTCCCGCGTCTTTAGTGGCTGAAGTCCATGAACACCTGAAAACGCTCCTGGCCGCGGCAGGCGCACAGCTGGACGGCATCTACGCCTGTCTCCATAGTCCGGGGGAGAACTGCGCCTGCCGCAAGCCTCATCCTACGCTGATACAGCAGGCGGCCCGGGAGCTGGACCTGGACCTGACCCGGTCTTATGCCGTGGGCGACCGTTACAACGACATTCAGACCGCGGCCAACGCCGGGGTCCAGGGTATCCTGGTGCTTACGGGCTATGGCCAGGGCGAATATGGCTACCTCCGGGCGGCGCAAAAGGTGCAGCCGGTCCATGTAGCGCCGGATCTTGGGGAAGCAGTGGAGTGGATTTTGCAGGACTTTAAGAGTGGATGA
- the lpxA gene encoding acyl-ACP--UDP-N-acetylglucosamine O-acyltransferase, with amino-acid sequence MAIDPSARIAPGVELAPDVSVGPGVIIDGPSTIGAGTRILAHAYIGPYTTIGKDNLIAFGAVVGYDPQDYAFTGEESYTIIGDHNRIREYVTIHRGTTPGSATRVGNHNFLMAMSHMGHNSSLGDHVVLVNGALLAGYVEVADRAFIAGNCLLHQFIRVGTLAILRGGSKASRDIPPYSIIDDTHTVMGVNLVGLKRAGLASPNIAALRQAFRILFFRRVNLKAAMARVEQEVPMTPEVVNLLSFIRASKRGVAMGPKATRNADSES; translated from the coding sequence ATGGCCATTGACCCCAGCGCCAGGATAGCCCCCGGGGTGGAACTGGCGCCGGATGTTTCCGTGGGACCGGGGGTGATCATTGACGGACCGAGCACCATCGGCGCCGGCACCCGCATCCTGGCTCACGCCTATATCGGGCCTTACACCACCATTGGCAAAGACAACCTCATCGCCTTCGGAGCCGTCGTGGGCTATGACCCCCAGGATTACGCCTTTACGGGGGAAGAGAGCTACACCATTATCGGCGACCACAACCGTATCCGGGAGTACGTCACCATCCATCGGGGCACAACCCCCGGCAGCGCCACCCGGGTGGGCAACCACAATTTTCTCATGGCCATGAGCCACATGGGCCACAACTCCTCCTTGGGAGACCATGTGGTGCTGGTCAACGGCGCTCTGCTGGCCGGTTATGTGGAGGTCGCGGACCGGGCCTTTATCGCGGGCAACTGTCTCCTGCATCAGTTCATCCGGGTGGGCACCCTGGCCATCCTGCGGGGCGGCTCCAAGGCCTCCCGGGACATCCCGCCTTACAGCATTATTGATGACACCCACACCGTCATGGGGGTTAACCTGGTGGGCTTGAAGCGGGCCGGCCTGGCTTCCCCCAATATTGCCGCCTTGCGCCAGGCTTTTCGTATTCTGTTCTTCCGCCGGGTCAACCTCAAAGCAGCCATGGCCCGGGTGGAACAGGAAGTCCCCATGACCCCGGAAGTGGTGAACCTCCTTTCGTTCATCCGCGCCTCCAAGCGGGGCGTGGCCATGGGCCCCAAAGCTACCCGCAATGCCGACTCCGAGTCCTAA
- the glgP gene encoding alpha-glucan family phosphorylase, translated as MEDSLKDKFPHLPERLAGLGELASNLWWSWHPEARMLFKRLDRPAWKDTHHNPVKLLKVLPPQILEGAAGDPEYLRHYDPVLAQFHQDVETQICWFTANITEEECEPIAYFSLEYGLHHSLPFYAGGLGFLAGDHLKEASDLGTPLVAVGFMYPDGYLRQMINADGWQEGADEVLDRDAAPIARVLNDKGEQLVVQVPVCEPPIFVSVWKVMVGRIPLYLMDTDLPANDPAYRRISDHLYISQMEERLLQEIVLGLGGTAILAALGIKHSVLHMNEGHPAFALLERIRERMEEGKMTYEDAVKEVRATSVFTTHTPVPAGHDVFPFDLIDRYFSSYCSRLGLSRDEFFNLGRNPADPDAGFNMTAFALKLSDYHNAVSVKHGEVSRKMWQPLWPDKPADQVPIISITNGVHVPTWISPEMKLLFDRYLGNNWLKDHDNPAVWERLDDIPPQEFWEVHRQQKSRLIDLIRERTRLRWGNEHSNCANVVAGGVMLDPTDLTLGFARRFATYKRADLIFQDLERLKAILHKPWQNVQIIFAGKAHPADDPGKRILQRIFNFARDPELKGRIAFVEDYGELLGQSLVHGVDVWLNSPLPPLEACGTSGMKASLNGLPQLSILDGWWIEGFNDNNGWAFGGNGEDNRDALDAAAIYDILEHRVVPLYYKNDDNGIPQGWVQLMKNAIKSTAARFSARRMVKEYAQKCYQPALGISMK; from the coding sequence ATGGAAGACAGCCTGAAGGATAAATTTCCCCACCTGCCGGAGCGTCTGGCGGGTCTGGGCGAGTTGGCTTCCAACCTGTGGTGGAGCTGGCACCCCGAAGCCCGGATGCTTTTTAAGAGGTTGGACCGCCCGGCCTGGAAGGACACCCACCACAACCCGGTGAAACTCCTAAAGGTCTTGCCTCCCCAAATCCTGGAGGGCGCGGCAGGCGATCCGGAGTATCTCCGCCACTATGACCCGGTCTTGGCCCAGTTTCATCAAGATGTGGAGACTCAGATCTGTTGGTTCACGGCTAACATTACTGAAGAGGAGTGCGAGCCCATCGCCTACTTCTCCCTGGAGTACGGCCTGCACCACTCCCTGCCCTTCTATGCCGGGGGTCTGGGGTTTCTGGCCGGAGATCATCTTAAGGAGGCCAGCGACCTGGGGACCCCGTTGGTGGCCGTGGGCTTCATGTATCCCGACGGCTATTTGCGCCAGATGATCAATGCCGACGGCTGGCAGGAAGGCGCCGACGAAGTTTTGGACCGGGACGCCGCCCCCATTGCCCGGGTGTTAAACGACAAGGGCGAACAGCTCGTGGTGCAGGTGCCGGTGTGTGAACCGCCCATTTTCGTGTCGGTCTGGAAGGTCATGGTGGGGCGCATCCCCCTCTACCTGATGGACACGGACCTCCCGGCCAACGACCCGGCCTACCGGCGGATTTCCGACCACCTCTATATCAGCCAGATGGAGGAGCGGCTGCTCCAGGAAATCGTCCTGGGGCTGGGGGGCACAGCAATTTTGGCCGCCCTGGGCATCAAGCATTCAGTGCTTCATATGAATGAAGGGCATCCTGCCTTTGCCTTACTGGAGCGCATCCGGGAGCGCATGGAAGAGGGCAAGATGACTTATGAGGACGCAGTCAAAGAGGTGCGGGCTACCTCGGTGTTCACCACCCACACCCCGGTGCCCGCGGGCCACGACGTCTTCCCCTTTGACCTGATAGACCGTTATTTTTCCAGCTATTGTTCTCGCCTGGGGCTTAGCCGGGATGAATTCTTCAACCTGGGACGCAACCCCGCAGACCCCGACGCCGGCTTCAACATGACCGCTTTTGCCCTGAAGCTGTCGGATTACCACAACGCCGTCAGCGTCAAGCATGGCGAGGTCTCCCGGAAGATGTGGCAGCCCCTTTGGCCGGATAAGCCGGCAGACCAGGTCCCCATTATTTCCATCACCAATGGGGTCCATGTGCCCACCTGGATTTCGCCCGAAATGAAACTCTTGTTTGACCGCTATCTTGGGAATAATTGGCTGAAAGATCACGATAATCCAGCCGTATGGGAGAGGTTGGACGACATTCCTCCCCAAGAATTTTGGGAGGTGCACCGCCAGCAGAAGTCCAGGCTCATCGACCTGATTCGGGAGAGGACCCGGCTGCGTTGGGGCAACGAACACTCCAATTGCGCCAACGTGGTGGCGGGCGGGGTGATGCTCGATCCCACCGACCTTACCCTGGGGTTTGCCCGGCGGTTTGCCACCTACAAGCGGGCCGATCTGATTTTTCAGGACCTGGAGCGTCTAAAAGCCATCCTCCACAAGCCCTGGCAAAACGTGCAGATCATCTTTGCTGGCAAAGCCCATCCAGCCGACGACCCGGGCAAACGCATTTTGCAGCGGATCTTCAATTTTGCCCGGGACCCCGAGTTGAAGGGGAGGATCGCCTTTGTAGAAGATTACGGGGAACTGCTGGGTCAGTCCCTGGTCCATGGCGTGGATGTCTGGCTCAATAGCCCCCTGCCGCCTTTAGAGGCCTGCGGCACCAGCGGCATGAAGGCCTCCTTAAACGGTCTGCCTCAGTTGAGCATTCTGGACGGCTGGTGGATCGAGGGCTTCAACGATAATAATGGCTGGGCCTTCGGCGGTAACGGCGAGGATAACCGGGATGCCCTGGACGCCGCGGCCATTTATGATATTCTGGAACACCGGGTGGTGCCCCTCTATTATAAGAACGACGATAACGGCATCCCCCAGGGATGGGTGCAACTGATGAAAAACGCCATCAAGAGCACCGCGGCCCGCTTTAGCGCCCGGCGCATGGTGAAAGAATACGCCCAGAAATGTTATCAGCCAGCCTTGGGCATTTCCATGAAATGA